From a single Nissabacter sp. SGAir0207 genomic region:
- a CDS encoding amidohydrolase, whose amino-acid sequence MKADTVFVRGRLWTADDRVAATALAVVGERIVCVGSDEEVMRWVGDHTRVVDLAGRMMIPGFHDGHCHYTLAADEHCGINLKGLQSAEACLAAIQQKLVSRPDAPFLRGGGFLEALFPDTGPRKEWLDALSSEMPIAIAADTYHSLWVNSAALALAGITAETPDPHNGRIERDADGSPSGCLRETAQALVLDRLPDWPVEEYKAAIVAFQQTAHTLGLVAACDPWLDIHGRNAVQALRELDSEGKLAMHLRGAYLADPAQGVEQCAALLARCQQDNPPLDATHDPHFRVSAIKFFCDGIFETKTARMLHPYAAAAEKGAEYYGEQNWEAGRMKALFAALDKAQMQIHVHCIGDGAVRQTLDALAFARSQNGARDARHCIAHATACAPEDMPRFRQLDVTVMLNTFWAERDETWLMIAPWVGAEIAEHYLYPVKSFFDAGVRVTNASDYPVTPWPNPLIGIETAVTRQPADNYHPWVFDYDNPVHHHAPWPEERAGVEPMLLACTLNQAVANFMEEFTGSLSVGKYADLVILDRDLLPLAPAEIGAVGVVQTWFKGRCVYTRPAPHQRSDSHGR is encoded by the coding sequence ATGAAAGCTGATACCGTGTTTGTACGTGGCCGCCTCTGGACGGCGGATGACCGTGTTGCTGCCACCGCGCTGGCGGTGGTGGGGGAGAGGATTGTGTGCGTCGGCAGTGACGAAGAGGTGATGCGCTGGGTCGGTGACCACACCCGCGTGGTTGACCTCGCGGGCCGCATGATGATCCCCGGCTTTCACGATGGCCACTGCCACTATACGCTGGCTGCCGATGAGCATTGCGGCATCAACCTGAAAGGGTTGCAGAGCGCCGAGGCGTGCCTTGCTGCCATCCAACAGAAGCTGGTGAGCCGCCCGGACGCTCCCTTTTTGCGCGGCGGCGGCTTTCTGGAGGCGCTGTTCCCCGACACCGGGCCACGCAAAGAGTGGCTGGACGCGCTCTCCAGCGAGATGCCGATTGCCATCGCCGCTGACACCTACCATTCGCTGTGGGTCAACTCCGCCGCACTGGCGCTGGCCGGGATCACCGCCGAGACGCCCGATCCCCACAACGGCCGGATTGAACGTGATGCCGATGGCTCCCCCAGCGGCTGCCTGCGCGAGACGGCACAGGCGCTGGTGCTGGATCGGCTGCCCGATTGGCCGGTGGAGGAGTACAAGGCGGCGATAGTGGCATTCCAGCAGACCGCCCACACGCTGGGGCTGGTGGCCGCCTGCGATCCCTGGCTGGACATCCACGGCCGCAATGCGGTGCAGGCCCTGCGCGAGCTGGACAGCGAAGGCAAGCTGGCGATGCACTTGCGCGGGGCCTATCTGGCCGATCCGGCGCAGGGGGTGGAGCAGTGTGCGGCACTGCTCGCCCGCTGCCAGCAGGATAACCCGCCGCTGGATGCCACGCACGACCCGCATTTCCGCGTCTCGGCCATCAAGTTTTTTTGCGACGGGATCTTCGAGACCAAAACCGCACGGATGCTGCACCCCTATGCCGCCGCCGCGGAGAAGGGCGCAGAGTACTACGGCGAGCAGAACTGGGAGGCCGGGCGGATGAAGGCGCTGTTTGCCGCGCTGGATAAGGCGCAGATGCAGATCCATGTCCACTGCATCGGCGATGGGGCGGTGCGGCAGACGCTGGATGCCCTGGCGTTCGCCCGGTCGCAGAACGGCGCGCGTGATGCGCGGCACTGCATCGCCCATGCCACCGCCTGCGCACCGGAGGATATGCCCCGTTTCCGGCAGCTCGATGTGACGGTGATGCTCAATACCTTTTGGGCCGAGCGGGATGAGACCTGGCTGATGATTGCGCCGTGGGTGGGCGCGGAGATCGCGGAGCACTACCTCTACCCGGTGAAGTCGTTCTTTGATGCTGGCGTGCGGGTAACCAATGCCAGCGACTACCCGGTGACCCCCTGGCCGAATCCGCTTATCGGCATCGAGACCGCCGTCACCCGTCAGCCCGCGGATAACTATCACCCGTGGGTCTTCGACTATGACAACCCGGTGCACCACCACGCGCCGTGGCCCGAAGAGCGGGCGGGCGTAGAGCCGATGCTGCTGGCCTGCACCCTCAACCAAGCGGTGGCGAATTTTATGGAGGAGTTCACAGGTTCGCTGAGCGTCGGGAAATATGCTGACCTGGTGATTCTTGACCGGGATCTGCTGCCTCTCGCCCCTGCGGAGATTGGCGCGGTGGGCGTGGTGCAGACCTGGTTCAAAGGGCGTTGCGTCTATACCCGGCCAGCCCCCCACCAGAGGAGTGACAGCCACGGCAGGTGA
- a CDS encoding LuxR C-terminal-related transcriptional regulator: MQSYRHFQRLLADLGTPAFPCHLQQWVADLLRLPAIYHTIALRFHRASLRFPSPHQSVPVDVLFSVSSIEPQTIHQALALYAHEGEWRHDILPHLAEGESVQQVIQGAREHDADSAYWALVKRCRLGMECMLLGGDAHAVYTWSLFTRQGQQGFSPQQLAQLREQGPMILTLLSKHAQIMALTGNLQTLSSRFGARLAQCGISLSQREVEVCCGILEGISIEQLAQRLQVRSCTIRTYLERALVKLDLPDKWALFHWSCGVPASSAGSA; this comes from the coding sequence ATGCAGTCCTATCGCCATTTCCAGCGTCTGTTGGCCGACCTCGGTACGCCAGCCTTTCCCTGTCACTTGCAGCAGTGGGTGGCTGACCTACTGAGGTTGCCGGCCATCTACCACACCATCGCACTGCGCTTCCACCGGGCGTCGCTGCGCTTCCCTTCGCCCCACCAGAGCGTGCCGGTCGACGTGCTTTTTTCGGTCAGCAGCATTGAGCCGCAGACCATCCATCAGGCGCTGGCGCTCTACGCCCATGAAGGAGAGTGGCGGCACGACATCCTGCCGCATTTGGCGGAAGGGGAGTCCGTTCAGCAGGTTATCCAGGGCGCCCGGGAGCATGACGCAGACAGCGCCTATTGGGCGCTGGTAAAGCGCTGCCGGCTGGGCATGGAGTGTATGCTGCTTGGCGGCGATGCCCACGCGGTGTATACCTGGTCGCTCTTCACCCGGCAGGGGCAGCAAGGATTCAGCCCACAGCAGCTGGCGCAACTGCGTGAACAGGGGCCGATGATCCTGACGCTACTGAGCAAACATGCGCAGATCATGGCGCTGACGGGCAACCTGCAAACCCTCTCCAGCCGCTTTGGCGCACGGCTGGCACAGTGCGGCATCTCGCTCTCCCAGCGTGAAGTAGAGGTGTGCTGCGGGATACTGGAGGGAATCAGCATTGAACAGCTGGCGCAACGGCTCCAGGTTCGCAGCTGCACCATCCGCACCTATCTGGAGCGGGCGCTGGTCAAGCTTGACCTGCCCGATAAATGGGCGCTATTCCACTGGAGCTGTGGTGTGCCTGCGTCTTCAGCGGGGAGTGCATAA
- a CDS encoding LysR family transcriptional regulator, with the protein MKGIDIKLLRAFVTLAQEGSYKNAAEVLFLTQPALSKQIQTLEKLTGRHLFLRGRHGATLTVFGAQLFSKANALLQSHADFLNYAKEINRKSHEKLFIGFGISSFHNVPLWINQFHHNFPECDVVINQLPSSVQMKMLQEGSLHAGFVRMPVTHGLSCQVIYEETLTLAVPPDSHIENLTIQRALSSYPLLQIAPSASPCLAEQTALFLQNNHLSADPVPVTDDITTLLALVAGGNGVAFLPESVRHFLPEGVKLIIPPEKQLRWSIAVAWNSKITSHWRDNFLQLVLAGQ; encoded by the coding sequence ATGAAAGGAATAGATATCAAATTGCTACGTGCTTTTGTTACGTTAGCGCAAGAGGGAAGTTATAAAAATGCTGCGGAAGTGCTTTTCCTTACCCAACCTGCCCTATCAAAACAAATACAGACGTTAGAAAAATTGACTGGCAGGCATCTCTTTTTGCGTGGCCGTCATGGTGCAACCCTGACTGTTTTTGGCGCGCAGCTTTTTTCCAAGGCAAATGCACTGTTGCAGTCTCATGCTGATTTTCTGAATTATGCGAAAGAAATAAATAGAAAAAGCCATGAGAAGTTGTTTATTGGCTTTGGCATATCCTCATTCCATAATGTTCCTCTATGGATAAATCAGTTTCATCACAATTTTCCTGAGTGCGATGTCGTTATTAATCAACTTCCCTCCAGCGTTCAGATGAAGATGTTGCAGGAAGGGAGCCTACATGCCGGATTTGTTCGGATGCCGGTCACCCACGGCCTCTCATGCCAGGTGATTTATGAGGAGACACTCACCCTTGCGGTACCACCAGACAGTCATATCGAGAATCTGACCATCCAAAGGGCGTTGTCCTCCTATCCATTACTTCAGATAGCGCCATCTGCCAGTCCCTGCCTGGCCGAGCAAACCGCTCTGTTCTTACAAAATAACCACCTGAGTGCTGATCCTGTTCCAGTCACCGATGATATTACGACGCTTTTGGCACTGGTCGCGGGTGGAAACGGCGTTGCTTTTTTGCCAGAGAGTGTCCGGCACTTTTTGCCGGAGGGTGTAAAACTCATTATTCCTCCAGAAAAACAGCTCCGCTGGAGTATTGCCGTGGCATGGAATTCCAAGATAACCAGCCATTGGCGGGACAATTTTCTACAACTTGTTTTGGCAGGCCAGTGA
- a CDS encoding HAD family phosphatase: protein MCDANTRFAAVLFDMDGVLIDSNAVIEKAWHEAAGMYGKKISEEEMVKHIHGQPGPHTIQTLFNDLSLDDQKRVQAHIIHVENTAIYDPIPGVAQLISSLDDAGISVGIVTSGWREKIDRVAAMLQVQHCISVIVERDDVSKGKPFPDPYLLAAERLAIPAEKTIVFEDSKSGVTSAVAAGAYCVGIGGMELIECGAKLAIPDFTGIEVIPRMDGNAAISFCPGHVLVMEKLTVLLSKPK from the coding sequence ATGTGTGATGCCAATACGAGATTTGCCGCTGTATTGTTTGACATGGATGGAGTGCTGATCGATTCAAACGCTGTGATAGAGAAAGCGTGGCATGAAGCGGCTGGCATGTACGGCAAAAAAATATCGGAAGAGGAGATGGTCAAACATATTCATGGGCAACCAGGGCCGCATACTATTCAGACGTTGTTCAATGATTTGTCACTGGACGATCAGAAAAGGGTGCAGGCGCATATTATTCATGTGGAAAATACAGCGATCTACGATCCTATACCCGGTGTGGCACAACTCATCTCTTCCTTGGATGATGCAGGGATTAGCGTTGGCATTGTAACCAGTGGTTGGAGGGAAAAAATCGATCGCGTCGCAGCCATGCTTCAAGTGCAACACTGTATTTCAGTGATTGTTGAACGCGATGATGTCTCCAAGGGAAAACCATTTCCTGACCCTTATTTGCTGGCAGCCGAACGCCTTGCCATTCCAGCGGAGAAAACCATTGTCTTCGAAGATTCCAAAAGTGGTGTGACATCTGCGGTTGCAGCGGGGGCGTATTGTGTTGGGATTGGTGGCATGGAACTTATTGAATGCGGAGCCAAACTTGCGATACCTGATTTTACCGGGATAGAGGTTATCCCTCGGATGGATGGCAATGCCGCGATATCATTCTGCCCAGGCCATGTTTTGGTGATGGAGAAATTAACCGTACTGCTGTCAAAGCCCAAATAG
- a CDS encoding beta-galactosidase, whose translation MQPEPAALSLADLLAQRPWEMPHLTHLHRLAAHPPFASWRDPQAARDEAPSPSHLGLNGEWAFSYFPRPEAVPASWLEADLPEAATLAVPANWQLAGYDAPIYTNVQYPIPVNPPFVPAENPTGCYSRHLRVPEAWLAEGQTRIIFDGVNAAFALWCNGQFAGFSQDSRLPAEFDLTPFLHAGENRLAVMVLRWCAGSYLEDQDMWRMSGIYRDVSLLHKPAVHLTDVRLTTPLAADLRHGELVAEVHANLTPDQQQAYRVEVTLWDGDEQVATQALPFGSETVDERGAYHDRVTLRLPVAAPRLWSAEQPALYRAVVALYQLSGELVEAEAYDVGFRRVAIEHGLLTLNGQPLLIRGTNRHEHHPEHGQVMDEATMLQDIRLMKQHNFNAVRCSHYPNVPLWYRLCDRHGLYVVDEANIETHGMQPMNRLSDDPRWFPAFSDRVTRMVQRDRNHACIIIWSLGNESGHGSTHDALYRWIKSADPTRPVQYEGGGANSAATDIVCPMYARVDEDQPFPAVPKWSLAKWIALPGEQRPLILCEYAHAMGNSFGGFDRYWRAFRQHPRLQGGFVWDWADQSLTRLDEAGNPWQAYGGDFGDTPNDRQFCMNGLVFADRTPHPALLEAQRAQQFFQFRLLGHDPLTLEVSSEFLFRHSDNETLRWRIEHDGELLESGELALDLPPRATRTLTLPATLPRAPLGGECWLLVEVMQPAATGWSDAGHRSAWDQWQLPQTLALPTTPPPGEAPRLHSSDAAYEVTHGDQRWHFCRTTGTLTQWQSQGAPGLLSPFEDQFTRAPLDNDIGVSEVTRIDPNAWVERWKQAGYYRLAPRLLALTAAQLPDGVLLTSDHAYEADGRALLRSRKLWRIDDQGTLHVSVEVEVGAGLPPPARIGLRTQLATEQDQASWLGLGPHENYPDRQLAARPGRWTLPLAALSTPYVFPTENGLRCDTRQLTYGDWCIEGHFHFGLSRHSREQLTEASHRHLLREEPGAWLNLDGHHMGVGGDDSWSPSVHQDFLLSAPRYHYQLRFTRG comes from the coding sequence ATGCAACCTGAACCTGCTGCCCTGTCGCTGGCCGACCTGCTGGCCCAGCGCCCCTGGGAGATGCCCCATCTGACCCACCTCCACCGGCTGGCGGCCCATCCGCCGTTTGCCAGCTGGCGTGACCCGCAAGCCGCCCGTGATGAGGCCCCCTCCCCCAGCCACCTTGGCCTGAATGGCGAGTGGGCATTCAGCTACTTCCCGCGGCCGGAGGCGGTGCCAGCCAGCTGGCTGGAGGCGGATCTGCCAGAGGCCGCCACGCTGGCGGTGCCCGCCAACTGGCAGCTGGCGGGCTACGATGCGCCCATCTACACCAACGTGCAGTACCCGATTCCGGTCAACCCGCCCTTTGTGCCAGCCGAGAACCCCACCGGCTGCTACTCCCGCCATCTGCGCGTGCCGGAGGCGTGGCTGGCAGAGGGGCAGACGCGCATCATCTTTGATGGCGTCAATGCCGCCTTTGCCCTCTGGTGCAACGGGCAGTTCGCCGGTTTCTCCCAAGACAGCCGCCTGCCAGCCGAGTTTGACCTGACGCCGTTCCTCCATGCTGGTGAGAACCGGCTGGCGGTGATGGTGCTGCGCTGGTGCGCCGGCAGCTATCTTGAGGATCAGGATATGTGGCGCATGAGCGGCATTTACCGTGACGTCAGCCTGCTGCATAAACCGGCGGTACACCTGACGGACGTGCGGCTCACCACGCCGCTGGCGGCGGATCTGCGCCACGGCGAGCTGGTGGCCGAGGTGCACGCCAACCTGACGCCGGATCAGCAACAGGCCTACCGGGTGGAGGTGACACTGTGGGACGGCGACGAGCAGGTGGCGACGCAGGCGCTGCCGTTTGGCAGTGAGACAGTGGATGAGCGCGGTGCCTACCACGACCGCGTGACGCTGCGGCTGCCGGTGGCCGCCCCGCGCCTGTGGAGCGCGGAGCAGCCGGCGCTCTACCGCGCGGTGGTGGCGCTCTATCAGCTCTCTGGCGAGCTGGTGGAGGCGGAGGCGTATGACGTCGGGTTCCGCCGGGTTGCGATTGAGCATGGCCTGCTGACGCTCAACGGCCAGCCACTGCTGATCCGGGGCACCAACCGCCACGAACACCACCCGGAGCATGGGCAGGTGATGGATGAGGCCACCATGTTGCAGGACATCCGGCTGATGAAGCAGCACAACTTCAACGCAGTGCGCTGTTCGCACTACCCCAACGTGCCGCTTTGGTATCGCCTGTGCGATCGCCACGGGCTGTATGTGGTGGATGAGGCGAACATTGAGACCCACGGTATGCAGCCGATGAACCGGCTATCAGACGACCCGCGCTGGTTCCCGGCCTTCAGCGATCGCGTTACCCGCATGGTGCAGCGCGACCGCAACCACGCCTGCATTATCATCTGGTCACTGGGCAATGAGTCGGGCCACGGCAGCACCCACGATGCCCTCTACCGCTGGATAAAATCGGCTGACCCGACCCGCCCGGTGCAGTATGAGGGCGGCGGCGCCAACAGTGCCGCCACGGACATTGTCTGCCCGATGTATGCCCGCGTGGATGAAGACCAGCCCTTCCCGGCCGTACCCAAATGGTCGCTGGCGAAGTGGATCGCCCTGCCCGGCGAGCAGCGCCCGCTGATCCTCTGCGAGTACGCCCACGCGATGGGCAACAGCTTTGGCGGCTTTGACCGCTACTGGCGCGCCTTCCGCCAGCACCCGCGACTTCAGGGCGGTTTTGTCTGGGACTGGGCGGATCAGTCCCTGACGCGGCTGGACGAGGCGGGCAACCCGTGGCAAGCCTACGGCGGCGATTTTGGCGATACGCCGAACGATCGCCAGTTCTGCATGAACGGGCTGGTGTTCGCCGACCGCACGCCGCATCCGGCGCTGCTGGAGGCGCAGCGCGCCCAGCAATTCTTCCAGTTCCGGCTGCTCGGCCACGATCCGCTGACGCTGGAGGTGAGCAGTGAGTTCCTGTTCCGCCATAGCGATAACGAGACTCTGCGCTGGCGGATTGAGCATGACGGCGAGCTGCTGGAGAGCGGCGAGCTGGCGCTGGATCTGCCGCCGCGCGCCACCCGCACCCTGACGCTGCCAGCCACCCTGCCGCGCGCGCCGCTGGGTGGCGAGTGCTGGCTGCTGGTGGAGGTGATGCAGCCAGCGGCGACCGGCTGGTCAGACGCCGGCCACCGCAGCGCGTGGGATCAGTGGCAACTGCCGCAGACGCTGGCCCTACCAACGACGCCGCCGCCCGGCGAGGCCCCGCGCCTGCACAGCAGCGACGCGGCCTATGAGGTGACGCACGGCGACCAGCGCTGGCACTTCTGCCGCACCACCGGCACGCTGACGCAGTGGCAGTCACAGGGCGCGCCGGGGCTGCTCTCCCCCTTCGAAGACCAGTTCACGCGCGCGCCGCTGGACAATGACATCGGCGTCAGCGAGGTCACGCGCATCGATCCCAACGCTTGGGTAGAGCGCTGGAAGCAGGCTGGCTACTACCGGCTGGCGCCGCGGCTGCTGGCCTTGACGGCAGCGCAGTTGCCGGACGGCGTGCTGCTGACCAGCGACCACGCCTACGAGGCCGATGGCCGGGCGCTGCTGCGCAGCCGCAAGCTGTGGCGCATCGACGATCAGGGCACTTTGCATGTCAGTGTGGAGGTCGAGGTGGGCGCGGGCCTGCCGCCGCCAGCGCGCATCGGCCTGCGTACCCAGCTGGCGACGGAGCAGGATCAGGCCAGCTGGCTGGGACTGGGGCCGCATGAGAACTACCCGGATCGCCAATTGGCGGCGCGCCCTGGCCGCTGGACACTGCCATTGGCGGCGCTCAGCACCCCCTACGTCTTCCCGACCGAGAATGGCTTGCGCTGCGACACCCGCCAACTTACCTATGGCGACTGGTGCATTGAGGGCCACTTCCACTTTGGCCTGAGCCGCCACAGCCGGGAGCAACTCACCGAGGCCAGCCACCGCCACCTGCTGCGTGAGGAGCCGGGAGCCTGGCTGAACCTCGATGGCCACCACATGGGCGTCGGCGGGGATGACTCCTGGAGCCCCAGCGTCCATCAGGATTTCCTGCTCAGCGCGCCGCGTTACCACTACCAACTGCGATTCACCCGCGGCTAA
- the nac gene encoding nitrogen assimilation transcriptional regulator NAC, translated as MNLRRLKYFVKIVDIGSLTQAAEILHIAQPALSQQLATLEGELHQQLLIRTKRGVTPTEAGNILYGHAQTILRQCEQAQHAVYSAGQALSGQVAVGLATGSAASELALPLLQAVRDQHPGIVLYLSENAGAALGEAMTSGRMDLAVLYGNKAPAGLRYTPLAHEDLYLVGSTAVPNPGAFIELAEVAKQSLFLPRSYHVMRKLVDEALALRRLQAKVIGEIESAPTLTAAVASGLGATILPESAARAMVGPAKAWMSRISGPGIQVPLSLCLADNRPLTPAAEAVKKILLSLMGEGAPSARMAAVA; from the coding sequence ATGAACTTAAGACGGTTAAAATATTTCGTGAAAATCGTCGATATCGGCAGTCTGACCCAGGCCGCAGAGATCCTGCATATCGCCCAGCCTGCCCTGAGCCAGCAGTTGGCGACCCTGGAGGGAGAACTGCACCAACAGTTGTTGATCCGCACCAAGCGTGGCGTAACGCCTACCGAGGCGGGCAATATCCTGTATGGCCATGCGCAGACTATTCTGCGCCAGTGCGAGCAGGCGCAACATGCGGTCTACAGTGCCGGGCAGGCGCTAAGCGGGCAGGTGGCCGTGGGTCTGGCGACCGGCTCGGCCGCCTCTGAACTGGCGTTGCCGCTGTTGCAGGCGGTGCGTGACCAACACCCCGGCATTGTGCTCTATCTAAGTGAGAACGCCGGCGCGGCATTGGGCGAGGCGATGACCAGTGGCCGCATGGATCTGGCGGTGCTCTACGGCAACAAGGCCCCGGCTGGCCTGCGCTACACGCCGCTGGCCCATGAGGATCTCTATCTGGTAGGCAGCACGGCGGTGCCCAATCCCGGTGCGTTTATCGAGCTGGCGGAGGTGGCGAAGCAGAGCCTGTTCCTGCCACGCAGTTACCATGTGATGCGCAAGCTGGTGGATGAGGCGCTGGCGCTACGCCGCTTGCAGGCCAAGGTGATTGGTGAGATTGAGTCCGCGCCGACCCTGACGGCCGCCGTCGCCAGCGGCCTCGGGGCCACTATCCTGCCGGAGTCAGCGGCGCGGGCGATGGTCGGCCCGGCCAAGGCGTGGATGTCACGCATCAGCGGCCCCGGCATCCAGGTGCCGCTGTCGCTCTGCCTGGCGGACAACCGGCCGCTGACGCCCGCCGCCGAGGCGGTGAAAAAGATCCTGCTGTCGCTGATGGGCGAGGGCGCACCCAGTGCCCGCATGGCTGCCGTGGCCTGA
- a CDS encoding transcriptional regulator GcvA gives MSVILLLSVSNMPVKMPSFKGLKAFESAARHMSFTKAAEELNVTQTAISHQIRRLEEELGIKLFLRQKNALSLTTEGHIYFPRICAIFNEFRHSTEILLESCNKSTLTISTLVSFASKWLLPRLASFHENHPNIDIQVKASTDLVDLRWGEIDAAIRYGRGDWPGVHAHWLMSDEIFPVCSPALLKGARPLKRYEDLQQHTLLQVSGLTSNDWNLWLEAAGLPCALANGSRLTFDLAMMAIQTTIDGHGICIGRTTYVEDDLRAGRLVRPFDLSLPTEQGFYLVTPLATASSPKIAALRNWLDSTIRHSRSLP, from the coding sequence ATGTCAGTTATTCTTTTGTTAAGCGTAAGTAATATGCCAGTTAAGATGCCATCGTTTAAGGGATTGAAAGCGTTTGAGTCCGCTGCGCGTCATATGAGCTTTACCAAAGCAGCCGAGGAACTCAATGTCACACAAACTGCAATTAGCCACCAAATCAGGAGGTTAGAAGAAGAATTAGGGATTAAGTTATTTCTCCGCCAGAAGAATGCTCTGAGCCTTACCACTGAAGGGCATATTTATTTCCCCCGCATTTGCGCAATATTCAATGAATTCCGCCACTCCACCGAAATACTTTTAGAAAGCTGTAATAAAAGCACCCTAACTATTAGCACCCTCGTTTCTTTTGCGTCGAAATGGCTGTTGCCAAGATTGGCTTCGTTCCACGAAAACCACCCAAATATCGATATTCAGGTAAAGGCATCTACCGATCTGGTGGATCTGCGTTGGGGCGAGATTGACGCTGCCATTCGTTATGGCCGCGGCGATTGGCCGGGGGTACATGCCCACTGGTTGATGTCTGACGAAATCTTTCCGGTGTGCAGCCCAGCGCTATTGAAGGGCGCGCGGCCACTCAAGCGCTATGAGGATTTGCAGCAGCATACGTTGTTGCAGGTGAGTGGATTGACCAGCAATGACTGGAACCTCTGGCTGGAAGCCGCAGGGCTGCCCTGCGCGCTGGCCAATGGCTCGCGGTTGACCTTTGATCTGGCGATGATGGCAATACAGACCACCATTGATGGCCATGGGATCTGCATTGGGCGTACGACCTATGTTGAGGATGACCTGCGTGCCGGCCGGCTGGTGCGACCTTTTGATCTCAGCCTGCCAACCGAACAGGGGTTCTATCTGGTCACGCCGCTGGCAACGGCCAGCAGTCCTAAAATCGCGGCGCTGCGCAACTGGCTGGACAGCACCATCCGCCACTCCCGGTCGCTTCCCTAG
- a CDS encoding aminotransferase class I/II-fold pyridoxal phosphate-dependent enzyme, with protein sequence MSKQNEAQVGVQNEGIRPKARNASKMAEVSRPHFDRAYDNGLMGVSCRVRDNRRIEIATTGQEVIDYTRCGYLNLDSHPSVLAAAQASMDEIASVHFSVARTRLSAEPLVRLESTLASLFDVESVVVFPTVAAANMGALPLLAAGLFTNGEKPLIAFDRFAHVTLQYHIPVLREETEVMVIDHNDLDHLERLCQSGRQVAYIGDGAYSMGGAAPVRQLRALQEKYGLFVYLDDAHGISVVGKHGEGFVRSQLDGLDDRTIVAASLGKGYGAAGGLLMLGSRKIEHAIRRYAPTYGFSCAPNMAAVGAALASAEIHRTPELHKLQRALNNNMHLFDSLIPTETKGSELPIRIVRIGDEMEALAKGESLLRQGHYASVVFFPTVPRGQAALRMAITAAHNPADILDLSLVLRNGDNKVAAEAPAAAPASLTLPIDGEEVK encoded by the coding sequence ATGAGCAAGCAAAACGAAGCGCAGGTAGGTGTCCAAAATGAGGGGATTCGTCCAAAGGCACGCAATGCCTCAAAAATGGCTGAGGTGAGCCGTCCCCACTTCGACCGGGCCTATGATAATGGGTTGATGGGCGTCTCTTGCCGCGTGCGGGATAACCGCCGCATTGAGATTGCCACCACCGGCCAGGAGGTTATTGACTATACCCGCTGCGGCTACCTCAACCTCGATAGTCACCCCAGCGTGCTGGCTGCCGCCCAGGCCTCAATGGATGAGATCGCCTCAGTCCACTTCTCGGTGGCCCGCACCCGCCTCTCCGCAGAGCCGCTGGTACGACTGGAGAGTACGCTGGCTTCGCTGTTTGATGTCGAAAGCGTCGTGGTCTTCCCGACAGTAGCCGCCGCCAACATGGGCGCGCTGCCGCTACTGGCGGCGGGCCTGTTCACCAACGGCGAAAAGCCCCTGATTGCCTTTGACCGCTTTGCACACGTCACGTTGCAGTACCATATCCCCGTTCTGCGTGAAGAGACCGAGGTTATGGTGATTGACCACAACGACCTTGATCATCTGGAACGTCTCTGCCAATCCGGCCGCCAGGTAGCCTATATCGGGGACGGGGCCTACTCCATGGGCGGCGCGGCCCCGGTGCGCCAATTACGCGCTCTGCAAGAGAAGTATGGCCTCTTCGTCTATCTGGATGATGCACATGGCATCTCGGTGGTGGGCAAACATGGCGAGGGCTTTGTGCGTTCGCAACTGGACGGTCTGGACGATCGCACCATCGTTGCCGCCTCGCTGGGCAAGGGCTATGGCGCGGCGGGTGGCCTGCTGATGCTGGGCAGCCGCAAGATTGAACATGCCATCCGCCGCTATGCCCCGACCTACGGCTTCTCTTGTGCGCCAAACATGGCTGCGGTCGGCGCGGCGTTGGCGTCAGCAGAGATCCACCGCACGCCAGAACTGCACAAATTGCAGCGTGCGCTGAACAACAACATGCACCTGTTTGACAGCCTGATCCCCACCGAGACCAAGGGCAGTGAACTGCCTATCCGCATCGTGCGCATCGGTGATGAGATGGAAGCGCTGGCCAAGGGTGAGTCACTGTTACGCCAGGGGCACTACGCCTCGGTAGTCTTCTTCCCCACCGTGCCGCGTGGTCAGGCTGCTCTGCGCATGGCTATCACCGCCGCCCACAACCCGGCTGACATTCTGGATCTCAGTCTGGTGTTACGCAACGGTGACAATAAGGTCGCAGCGGAGGCCCCTGCCGCCGCACCTGCCAGCCTTACCCTGCCGATCGATGGTGAGGAAGTGAAATGA